In one window of Gemmatimonadota bacterium DNA:
- a CDS encoding heme lyase CcmF/NrfE family subunit, whose translation MTLLGQFALWAAFLLGGWAAVVGFSGRWHGRPELALSVTRAVYALFGVLVVAAISLWKGIIVHDFNIEYVAAYTSRNLPGYYLVSAFWAGQKGSLLFWAIVLSFFAALAQWLTPARYRALMPYVAAVTSAVTVFFVMVMLFASNPFERLPFTPPDGNGLNPQLQNIGMVIHPPMLYLGYISITLPFAFAIAALLSRRLDTGWLQAIRKWTLMSWLFLSIGITLGMWWAYVELGWGGYWAWDPVENASLLPWLTMSAFLHSVMIQEKRGMLKRWNMTLIIGSFLLSIFGTFITRSGVIASVHSFTQSNVGYFFLGFLVTAAILSFTLLYTRWDRLEADVQLESMVSREAAFLFNNLLLVGIAFSVLWGTLFPILSEAVRGTKISVGPPFFNKVNVPLGLLLLGLTGIGPLIAWRKASTANLKRQFTWPVASGVVVMLALLAFKVTDFYALMALALAGFVVGTLTQEFVRGTRARHRMYGESVPTAFLQLVARNRRRYGGYVVHLGMVIYFAAFAGYAFKTEMEATLRPGDSATLKSPFGHTYTFTHLGVSQFEQLNRVVTQASVQVSKDGVPAGVINSEKRQHFSEPAPGVRQKSFEPSTEVGIRSTMQEDLYIVYAGSVEGTEEAVYRFTINPLVLWVWIGGVVLVVGGLITMWPGGTGGAVVRPRQAGYEVQLAGSSGAGA comes from the coding sequence ATGACCCTCCTCGGCCAGTTTGCCCTCTGGGCCGCGTTTCTCCTCGGCGGGTGGGCCGCCGTGGTCGGCTTCTCCGGCCGCTGGCACGGCCGGCCCGAGCTGGCGCTCTCCGTCACCCGGGCGGTCTACGCCCTCTTCGGGGTGCTGGTGGTGGCGGCGATCTCCCTGTGGAAGGGGATCATCGTCCACGACTTCAACATCGAGTACGTCGCGGCCTATACCTCGCGGAACCTGCCCGGCTACTACCTGGTGTCGGCCTTCTGGGCCGGCCAGAAGGGCTCCCTGCTGTTCTGGGCGATCGTGCTCTCGTTCTTCGCGGCCCTGGCGCAGTGGCTCACCCCCGCGCGCTACCGGGCGCTCATGCCCTACGTGGCGGCGGTCACCAGCGCGGTCACCGTGTTCTTCGTGATGGTGATGCTGTTCGCCTCGAACCCGTTCGAGCGGCTGCCGTTCACCCCGCCGGACGGCAACGGCCTCAACCCGCAGCTGCAGAACATCGGCATGGTGATCCATCCGCCGATGCTCTACCTGGGCTACATCAGCATCACCCTGCCGTTCGCGTTCGCCATCGCGGCGCTGCTCTCCCGCCGGCTCGACACGGGCTGGCTGCAGGCCATCCGCAAGTGGACGCTGATGAGCTGGCTGTTCCTGTCCATCGGCATCACGCTCGGCATGTGGTGGGCCTACGTGGAGCTGGGCTGGGGCGGCTACTGGGCGTGGGACCCGGTGGAGAACGCGAGCCTGCTCCCCTGGCTGACCATGTCGGCATTCCTGCACTCGGTGATGATCCAGGAGAAGCGGGGGATGCTCAAGCGCTGGAACATGACCCTCATCATCGGGTCGTTCCTGCTCAGCATCTTTGGCACGTTCATCACCCGCAGCGGCGTCATCGCCTCGGTGCACAGCTTCACCCAGTCGAATGTCGGCTACTTCTTCCTGGGCTTCCTGGTCACGGCGGCCATCCTGTCCTTCACCCTGCTGTACACCCGCTGGGACCGGCTCGAGGCCGACGTCCAGCTGGAGAGCATGGTGAGCCGCGAGGCGGCGTTCCTCTTCAACAACCTGCTGCTGGTGGGCATCGCCTTCTCGGTGCTGTGGGGCACGCTCTTTCCGATCCTCTCCGAGGCGGTGCGGGGCACCAAGATCTCCGTGGGCCCCCCATTCTTCAACAAGGTGAACGTGCCTCTCGGCCTGCTGCTGCTGGGCCTGACGGGGATCGGGCCGCTCATCGCGTGGCGCAAGGCCTCGACGGCCAACCTCAAGCGGCAGTTCACCTGGCCGGTGGCGTCGGGCGTGGTGGTGATGCTGGCGCTGCTGGCCTTCAAGGTGACCGACTTCTACGCCCTCATGGCCCTCGCGCTCGCGGGCTTCGTGGTCGGCACCCTGACGCAGGAGTTCGTCCGGGGCACCCGGGCCCGGCACCGGATGTACGGGGAATCGGTGCCGACCGCGTTCCTGCAGCTGGTGGCGCGCAATCGTCGCCGCTACGGTGGGTACGTGGTGCACCTGGGGATGGTGATCTACTTCGCGGCCTTCGCGGGCTATGCCTTCAAGACGGAGATGGAGGCCACCCTGCGGCCCGGCGACTCCGCCACGCTCAAGAGCCCCTTCGGCCACACCTACACCTTCACCCACCTCGGGGTGTCGCAGTTCGAGCAGCTCAACCGCGTGGTCACCCAGGCCTCGGTGCAGGTGTCCAAGGACGGGGTCCCGGCCGGCGTGATCAACTCGGAGAAGCGGCAGCACTTCTCCGAGCCGGCGCCGGGGGTACGGCAGAAGTCGTTCGAGCCCTCGACCGAGGTGGGCATCCGGAGCACGATGCAGGAAGACCTGTACATCGTCTATGCCGGCTCCGTGGAGGGCACGGAAGAGGCGGTGTACCGCTTCACGATCAACCCGCTGGTGCTGTGGGTCTGGATCGGCGGCGTGGTCCTCGTCGTCGGGGGACTGATCACCATGTGGCCCGGCGGCACGGGTGGCGCCGTGGTGCGGCCGCGCCAGGCCGGCTACGAGGTGCAGCTGGCCGGCAGCAGCGGGGCGGGGGCGTGA